The Mus pahari chromosome 22, PAHARI_EIJ_v1.1, whole genome shotgun sequence genome includes the window GATTGCTGGTTGGAGAAATCCTGATGATGATGAAGActggacttgccccaaggaactcgatgcctttaatcagcaggaagtagtatAACCAGATTGAtgcctcctttcccttctaatcttctttttctcctacctactgttgggggttggaaggggtaagggaggaggagggtggtaGGGAGGAGAATTCAATAAGGTAGCCAAAACTGTGGCCACAATATGTTTTTGCCTCCAcgcatgtctatgtaccacatgcatgccagtgcccttggaagccagaagagggcatcggaccccctggaactggagctatgaaCGGTTGTGAGCTATCTTGTGGGTATTGgcaatagaacctgggtcctctggaagaacatgtGATGCTCTTAACTGGTGACCATCTCTCCTAGGTGCTGGTGTTGTAGATGTTGCTGCCACGGCCCTGACTCCTCAGTGCTGGCATGACATATGTGCTCTGCCATACACTACCTATGTGCTAGAGGTacaggtgtgccaccatgccctgggCTGTTggcacttctttcttcctttctttctttctttctttctttctttctttctttctttctttctttctttctttctttttctttctttttgagaaatattCAGTAAAATTATTTGTCCATTTTTAATGAGACCTCAGAGACCCTAagactgaatttcttttttattctgtaaaaATGTCTATTCACTTATAATTTTATACAAGAATGTAAGTGCTTAGATGATAGCTAACCCTCAGGTTTCCCAGTTCAGCTCCTCCTAGATTCCGCACAGCATCCATCCTCCCatttcatctctccctcctcctcttccttcttattcttcttctaCAACAGTCTAAATCTAGTTAGTGCAACCCGTATGCTGTGGGTGAAGGAGCTTAGGAAAGGTAACATGAGCCACACCACTGAAGAAACTGATTCTCATTCAGTGGTCACCAACTGCCAACAGGTCTTCATATGGACTGATTGAAATTTGTCCTGGGAGCTCTCAAGCTCAATGGCCCTGGCTGGCATGGCTAGAGCACATCATTTTGCATCAATCTTTCCTgagctctggctcttacagtcttacCACACCCTCTTTCCTGGGGTTCCCGGAGCCTCATGAATGGGGAAGGGATTGTCTCTTTGACACAGTGTCTCGGGGCTGAGATCTCGCAGCTGTGTAGTCTCGACACTTCAGCCAGTTGTGAGCCCTGCATAAATCACCACCTGCTCCATGAAGAAACTGAGTtagatttcatttaaatttcttacTGAAGTTGTATTTGAATCATGTAAAATTATGTCAACAATGAAAATCTGGGGGACATTTACCACATTCACAATGTGGTGCAAATCCCACCTGTATCCAGATCTGTGACATTTCCATCGGCTCCACACGCATGTCACATTCCAAGCAaacccttcctcttccctagTCCCCGACAACCACCATTTATACCCTGATGGTGTCACACACACGGAGATCCCACTGGACCGAACCAAGCCTCTCAACTGAGCCAACGTGAGGGCAGTGCAGTTACACAGTGGATCTGTGTGCACGAGGCAAGATTTGAGCCATCGCTACAAgtgaccacacacatacatgtaaaatgaagATGGCTTTTTCTCAAGGACATGTCAGCATTTTGAAACATCTTCTGCTTTTAGCATGAAGTACAAAGGGGTGGTACAAAGGGGTGGTAACTTCGAAAATGGGTACCACTGCTTCCAAAGTCCCCTTCTGGGCTTCAATTTGCTATGAATGGGAAACCATCATAAGGGGAGGAAAGCCAATTACGCACCTCCACTGGTATGTGTTAATTTGGTGCCCTATGAATCCTTGGGCTTTAGTTATAAATAAGACTGAAGTAATATTTAGTCCCTTTAGACAGCCTTAGAGAAAAGGACTATTTGCAATAATGAGGCAGAGGTGGAAGGCCTAAGATGAAGTGTTGGATTTGCTGCAAGGGTGGACCTGGAGGCCACACTGTAGAATAACCAGATGCAGAAAGGTGAGCACTACTCAATCACTCTTCCATATGGCACCTATAGATGTCAAGACTATAGGAACAATGCGTTTACTCCTGCTGCAGTAGCAAACGTGTGAAAGGTCCCAAGGGAGGAGGAATGTATTTCAGCTCACaggtcatcatggcaggagaggCATGCATCCGGAGAGGCTAGGTCCTTGGCAGCAGGAGCAGTTCTCACATCTTACtgaccaggaagctgagagtttgTACCAGAACCAGAAGCAGCCATCACCCTTAAGTTCCCTTCCTGGGATCCACTCCTGACAGGTGACATCCCCAAAGCTTCCACAACTTCAcaaacagcgccaccagctggggaccaactGTTGAGACACATGAGCCTGTAGGAGACCTAATATATGCAAACCATAACAGAGTATGTGACCAGAGGTGGTGGCTGAGAAATGCTGATTAACAAATACAAGCTTTCAGTTAGAGGAGACAAATGAGTTTAGGTTCTCTACAGCACATTATGGTGACCATAGTTAATGACAGTATATTGTATCCCTGAAAGTTGCTTAACTAGCTCCAAGTAGCCACTCTACAATGCATAGAAACATCACGTTGACAGTGTGAGTGTGCAATAAGAACTTTTAAATAGGATTTCTCCTTGTTACATTCCTTGCGGAGAATTTAGATAAGTCATTTCTCCTagaaggagaagaaggcagagaatgCCTGGAGAGCATTCATTCCATGTCTACAGTAGACCAACCACATCTCTAACCTCCCACTCTTTGGTCATATAACTTAATAAGATTACGGTTATAGTTGGGCATCATAATGTGtgcctataagcccagcactcaggatgtagagGCAGAAAGGTAAACGGTTCAGGCTAATCTGCACTATGTAACAAGACTTAtctctaacaaaataaaataatgactaaGGGCTGGCATGATGACCGTGGGTGAataagcctgacgacctgagttcagtcccactGGGTCCCATGTGGCAAAGAGAATCAAGTCCTATGGGTTgactccctgacctccacacatgcaccatggcatctatgatacaaacacacatgcacacatattcgtgcacatgaacacactcacatgtacatgcacacacacacaaatgcacacatacaaatacatacacatatgcacacacacacacatgcattcacacaatggatatataaaatgtaaataataaataaataaataatacggTCCTCGGTCAAAACTGGTTCAACTTTGGGTTTCCACCATTTATAACTAGACATTATTAACTAATCCAGCTCATCCAACAGGAGGAGGCTCAGAGCCATGCGGGCCAGAAAGAACACAGTAGGGATACACTCTTTCAGTCAACAGGAAGTCCGCCTGCAGCTTGGAGTATCTCTCTGCCTCAGACTTGAGATACATTTTCTCTGCTGCTACAGTGTAGCAGAGAATAAGGCTTTATAAACAAGCAGAGAACAGGAGGGCAGAAAAAAGTGCTGGACCTGGCGAGGGAGCCAGAAGATCTAGCCTAAGACCGAAGCAGCTCTAGATCAGAAGTCCAGAGGAGCAACTAGAATTTTATGACCTGCTTAGTCAAAAACCTTACGATGAGAATTTCCTCATCTGGGGCCAGAAAGCTGAGCATCAGTTAATATGGAGTAAGCAAGCGGCTCCTTACGGAGGGCCAGGCGTTGGTAGTTTGTCTCAGAAGGAAtgagaaaggaggcagggaggcagggaggcagcgCAGTGAACTCTGATCCTGAGCTTTAGCTCTGTTGAAGCAAATGATAAACACTGGCCTTAAAGGAAAGTTGtgctttgctttaaaaagaaaaaagaaaataaaaatagacctgGTACTCTGCAACCATGGCACTTGGGAGATGTAGGTTGAAGGAGCCACAcggggagtttgaggccagcctgtattaaaattaaaacaataaggtTGGAGTGATGGCTCGTTGCTTAAGAGCAAGTCCTGAGCTATGACCCTAGTGCCAAGGCAGGTAGTTCACAATCTCAGGGCagcctgtaactcaagctccagtgGATCATCTGCTGTCTCCTGGTCTCCTCTGGTTCCCCcagcaactgcacacacacacacacacacacacacacacacacacgcacacgcacacgcacacacacgcacgcgcacacgcgcgcgcacacacacacatgatttaaaaaagaCCCTGGAACTAATGtgtgaagaggaaaagggagttAGCATCCAAGGTTTTTAAGCACCGTTACCCATAATGCCACAGGAGGGACGCAAAGGCTCGCACAACAGTGTGTGGATTCAGCTTGACCAAGGCTTTACCATTTCTCTAAAGCCTGAGGCTACGAAGCCCTGTGGCCCACTGACTGGGGACCCTACAGCCCACAGACCGGTCAGGTCTCAAGCCAGAGATAGCTTCTACTCTGCAGGCCAGTATTTCACCCATCTGATCTCTCACTTAAGCCCAATATAAAAAGGATGTTTCACCACATGTAACACATGTCCTTAAGCAAAGGGGAAGGCAAGAAATTTAAAAGCGAGCAAGTATTGAGCAAGGTCACCTGGGTGTCTTAAGGTGCCTGTAtgtgctgggagtggtggcagaCTTAAGCCACTGAGaggacagaggcaagtggacctcTGTGTGTATGACAGAATAGCCAGGGTTGTATCTCAAGGCcctgcctttaaaataaataaataaataaataagtaaataaataaactaaaaggaTTTAAATCAGCCAATGCTTTCTCATGATCAAGTTTTTTCTTCACGTAAAAGGAagtcatacatttttttctctttggaagcCAGCACAAGCAATGGCTGAAAAGGGCACTCACCGGTGACATGCACACAATTCACACACCTGTGCTGACATGGTTGTTTTGTGTCGAAGGCTAGCTTTCCCTGAAGCTGACTCTTGTGGAGAGATTTGCATGCAGGATGTCTGCTGTGGGAACTGTTAAAGGGATCAGGCCCAAGCAGAGGACAACGTGGACTGCCACAGAGAAGCAGTTGTGGCGAATCTTTTAGAGATGACCAAACCTTCTCATTACCAGTGATGGTGACAGGATGAGGGCTGATGTAAGAAGAGTGTGGCACTGGGTGGGGTGGCTCTCCTTAGTAAGGAGCAGTGGGGCAGAGAGATCCAGATGTTGGCAGTCACTGGCAGGTCCAGCGGCTGAGGTGATAAGTATTTCTGGGGATCCAGACAATGCACCAGAGCATCCATTCCATGCTCTTAACTGATACTTCTCCAGGTCCAGCATGCATATAAATCCAGCGGAGGATCTTGTGAAAATGAACATTCCCAGTCAATAGATCTGCCGTGGTgtgggagaccaggctgagacACACCAGGCCTTGGACAGCTCTCACCTAGtagccaaatggtcctttgttgaGCGCCgagttgccccctccttcccagggctgctcgacaccctccctgccaagactgctctatctcGATCCTCCCAAGGCTACTCATGAAAATCATCTGACTTCTGTCCTAAGCTGACACCtgggactctgagattagctgcccggcattccggagcagtgacgccaggactctgagaaaatcacaagaagtttcaagtctgcagtcagcatcccccccCCATAcgtccttcgctctgtttcttttgatcttttctcaacccctctccattccccctcacagtgtttataaccaaatgtTCAAGCCGGCAATAAACGAAGCCTTGACAAATTtgcttggcttccctcttcttttctgcCCATTTCTTATTTTCAGGCTCAGTCCCCCTCGACCCACAAAATAGCTTGTCCCACGGGCCGGGACACCATGGGCCAGGAGACTCTGTATACCAAAAAGCTCCTGAGTGATGTTGACATTTCCAGTCTGTGGACCACACTAGGAATGGCTCTAAGGCAGCTTGTCCCTCACCTAGCATTGCCTTGCAATAAGATTCTCAAGTGAGAGCAATCAGAACATGTGGATCATGGGCTCTATGCCTCCATTATGAGGTGAGGCATCTGTGACTTGCCAGGTTCCTCACAGCGGCCTTcacatccttgttcctcaggcTATAGATGATGGGGTTCAGCATGGGGGTCAGCAGTCCATAGAAGAGGGAGATGAGCTTGTCAGCAAGGTCCTGCTTGTCTGCCCCCAGTGGGTCCTTGGACTTGGGCTTCCCGTACATGAAGAGGATGGTCCCATAGAAGACGATCACCACGGTGAGGTGGGCAGAGCAGGTGGAGAaggccttcttcctcccctcGGCAGAGGGGATCCTCAGGATGGTGGAGAGGATGAAGATGTAGGAGACAAAGATGAACAGAACTGGAACCCCCAGGAAGATCACATTGGCCACCCCCATGCTGATGACATTGATGGAGATGTCACCACAGGCTAGCTTTAAGACGGCCAGGATCTCACAGATGAAGTGATTAATGACATTGTCCCCGCAGAAAGGCAACTGCACCGCAAGGGAGATCTGCACCAAGGAGTTAGCACCACCAGCCACCCAGGAGCTGACAGCCATGGGCACATAGGCAGCCTTGCTCATGACCACAGGGTATCTAAGGGggttgcagatggccacatagcgatcaaACGCCATCATGCCCAGGAGCACACACTCCGTGGCTCCCATGGCGAAGGAGAGAAANNNNNNNNNNNNNNNNNNNNNNNNNNNNNNNNNNNNNNNNNNNNNNNNNNNNNNNNNNNNNNNNNNNNNNNNNNNNNNNNNNNNNNNNNNNNNNNNNNNNNNNNNNNNNNNNNNNN containing:
- the LOC110338734 gene encoding olfactory receptor 13C7-like produces the protein MSSDPEPVTCPDLGKLATLPFHQSAPGSNGHFLEGTPHWACAVLEMSLSFAMGATECVLLGMMAFDRYVAICNPLRYPVVMSKAAYVPMAVSSWVAGGANSLVQISLAVQLPFCGDNVINHFICEILAVLKLACGDISINVISMGVANVIFLGVPVLFIFVSYIFILSTILRIPSAEGRKKAFSTCSAHLTVVIVFYGTILFMYGKPKSKDPLGADKQDLADKLISLFYGLLTPMLNPIIYSLRNKDVKAAVRNLASHRCLTS